Proteins from a single region of Pangasianodon hypophthalmus isolate fPanHyp1 chromosome 7, fPanHyp1.pri, whole genome shotgun sequence:
- the si:ch211-132p1.2 gene encoding proteinase-activated receptor 4, translated as MAVPVSSSCVVLFVLISILSLAPVSSTTTTNCSSIRPRTFNIIYSGCNATIRGKEKDEIQAATTVLLVPLLYLVSFVFGFPANLLALWVLLFRTKKFPSTILLVNLTCCDLLLLLMLPFRIIYHFQGNNWMFGEASCRLLIALFYGNMYGSVICLALIAVDRYVALVHPFGAKTLRSHKTSILMSVMVWIMVVVAAVPLLTSRQSYFISNLSITTCHDALPEEEQENYFVPYFATLFFLCFLLPFFVVVVCYSAVLRTLVAAGARYTHAARVMALVLVVFIVCLLPSNILLLMHYSKSLFKHDGMKDYDDPDAEEVAGSNDNYSRLYVPYMISLAISTFNSCIDPFIFYYVSEEFRKKARMLLCCSKTFYESSSGSSTGTMRSKVTQLSMLGKTKGLSENGAASS; from the exons atggCTGTTCCGGTGTCCTCCAGCTGTGTTGTGCTTTTTGTCCTCATCTCCATCCTGTCTCTCGCTCCGGTCTCATCCACAACCACCACGAACTGCTCTTCAATCC GTCCTCGCACGTTCAATATCATATACTCTGGCTGCAACGCGACAATTCGTGGAAAGGAGAAGGATGAAATCCAAGCAGCCACCACGGTTCTCCTGGTTCCTCTTCTCTACCTCGTCTCTTTTGTGTTCGGTTTCCCCGCTAACCTTCTGGCGCTGTGGGTTCTTCTCTTCCGCACAAAAAAGTTTCCATCCACCATTCTGTTAGTGAACCTCACCTGCTGCGACCTTCTTCTGCTCCTCATGCTTCCCTTTCGCATCATCTACCACTTCCAGGGAAACAACTGGATGTTTGGAGAAGCCTCCTGCCGCTTGCTAATCGCTCTGTTTTACGGGAACATGTACGGCTCGGTGATTTGCCTGGCGCTCATCGCCGTGGACCGGTACGTGGCTCTGGTGCATCCGTTTGGCGCCAAAACACTGCGGAGTCACAAGACGTCCATCTTGATGAGCGTGATGGTGTGGATCATGGTGGTGGTCGCAGCTGTGCCTCTGCTAACTTCACGTCAATCTTACTTCATAAGCAACCTTTCGATTACAACATGCCACGACGCTCTTCCTGAAGAGGAACAGGAAAACTACTTCGTGCCGTATTTTGCCACGCTCTTCTTCCTCTGCTTTCTCCTCCCGTTCTTCGTGGTGGTTGTCTGCTACAGCGCTGTACTGCGCACCCTAGTGGCCGCTGGTGCTCGCTACACTCACGCAGCCCGAGTCATGGCGCTCGTGCTGGTGGTTTTCATCGTCTGCTTGCTGCCCAGTAACATTCTCCTGCTCATGCACTACTCCAAATCTTTATTCAAGCATGACGGCATGAAAGATTATGATGATCCTGACGCTGAGGAAGTTGCCGGTAGCAATGACAACTACAGTCGACTCTACGTTCCCTACATGATCAGCCTCGCCATCAGCACCTTTAACAGCTGCATCGACCCCTTTATCTTCTACTATGTCTCTGAGGAATttagaaaaaaagcaagaatgTTGCTATGCTGCTCAAAAACCTTCTACGAATCTTCTTCTGGAAGCTCCACAGGAACgatgaggtcaaaggtcacgcaGCTGTCCATGTTGGGAAAAACTAAAGGACTTTCGGAAAACGGTGCAGCAAGCTCGTAA